In Vanessa atalanta chromosome 19, ilVanAtal1.2, whole genome shotgun sequence, one DNA window encodes the following:
- the LOC125071404 gene encoding fibroblast growth factor receptor homolog 1-like isoform X2 — protein sequence MTRAAIAFWREMPIAVTFVIVALACVVSARDIVLDDTYTVIEASTNERLRLICGLKPRNQIPTVRWFLDGKPVDGQSRQRMMQQKQWLRIKSFRAKDAGVYTCQNEDDKSKEMSVTIKHKPDLGPDNIEEYQSDVDVLRPMPEILAQHSAPLVDNNTIDDNTTDQRHKEYDNTKDDDLDDKNEKEHLNYGHVDDTKSKYAPKFKHPSKMFHMEMKPAGSSIRFKCAAEGNPMPNITWYKNSGTPISRSYFKPSYGKWSMALDELTKADNGNYTCKVCSELGCIQHTYTLHIQERYPSKPYIKEGHPGNITVLVNETVQLTCPPVSDLEPFLYWIRPTNYSVKDSEVGPSDAPAPVGDLVESENPEDKPEQLTIYNVTKEDEGWYVCVALNTLGNTTAKGYLTVLDSLPITEALDHGKHTVLINVLTAVLGAMFFVAAIIVVMIFKKLRQEKEKKQLAIETARAVIVTHWTKKVTVEKPQMNGTPNAAGEGLLMPVVKIEKQKLSQVQSNTCDSMMMSEYELPVDIDWEVPRESLCIGKILGEGEFGKVVKAECVGILKPGLQSVVAVKMLKEGHTDAEMMALVSEMEMMKMIGKHVNIINLLGCCTQDGPLYVIVEYAPNGNLREFLRNHRPGNRYESPTEDMKEKKTLTQKDLVSFSYQVARGMEYLASRRCIHRDLAARNVLVSDDCVLKIADFGLAKDVHSNDYYRKKTEGRLPVRWMAPESLYHKVFTTQTDVWSFGVLLWEIMTLGGTPYPTVPGQYMYQHLSAGHRMEKPPCCSLEIYMLMRECWSFSPGDRPSFTELVEDLDKILTVTANQEYLDLGLPQLDTPPSSYDGSGDESDSEFPFIK from the exons ACGATACATACACAGTAATAGAAGCATCGACGAATGAAAGACTGCGTCTTATTTGCGGACTGAAGCCGAGGAATCAGATACCGACGGTGCGATGGTTTTTAGATGGGAAACCCGTGGACGGACAGTCGAGACAGCGAATGATGCAACAAAAACAATG gCTAAGAATAAAGTCATTCCGGGCGAAAGACGCTGGAGTGTATACGTGCCAAAATGAAGATGACAAAAGCAAGGAAATGAGTGTCACAATTAAACATAAGCCAGATCTCGGCCCCGACAACATTGAGG AATATCAATCAGATGTGGACGTTCTAAGACCGATGCCTGAAATACTAGCACAACATTCAGCTCCTCTAGTTGATAATAATACAATCGACGATAACACAACAGATCAAAGACATAAAGAATACGATAACACAAAAGACGACGATCTCGATGATAAGAATGAAAAGGAGCACCTTAATTACGGACACGTTGATgacacaaaatcaaaatatgcacCAAAGTTTAAGCATCCATCGAAAATGTTTCATATGGAAATGAAACCAGCGGGAAGTTCGATTCGTTTTAAATGCGCTGCTGAAG GTAACCCAATGCCCAATATCACGTGGTACAAAAACAGCGGAACTCCTATATCAAGAAGTTATTTTAAACCATCTTATGGTAAATGGTCAATGGCACTCGACGAACTCACGAAAGCAGATAATGGAAACTACACTTGTAAAGTTTGCAGCGAATTAGGGTGTATCCAACACACCTATACACTACACATTCAAG AACGTTATCCATCGAAGCCGTATATAAAAGAGGGTCATCCTGGGAACATCACGGTGCTCGTGAACGAGACTGTGCAGTTAACCTGCCCACCAGTTTCCGATTTAGAACCTTTCCTTTACTGGATCAGACCAACAAATTATTCCGTGAAAGATTCCGAAGTCGGACCAAGTGACGCACCAGCTCCCGTCGGAGATCTTGTTGAG agcGAAAATCCGGAAGATAAACCAGAACAGCTGACGATATACAATGTGACTAAAGAAGATGAGGGCTGGTATGTTTGTGTTGCTCTCAATACACTTGGAAACACCACAGCTAAAGGATACTTAACTGTTTTAGACT ctttACCGATAACAGAAGCACTGGATCATGGAAAACATACAGTGCTTATTAATGTTCTGACCGCGGTGCTGGGAGCGATGTTCTTTGTTGCTGCCATTATCGTGGTGATGATATTCAAGAAATTGAGACAAGAGAAGGAGAAGAAACAATTAGCGATAGAGACGGCAAGAGCTGTTATAGTGACGCATTGGACGAAGAAGGTAACGGTGGAGAAGCCGCAAATGAATGGAACACCGAATGCTGCTGGAGAAGGATTG TTAATGCCAGTGGTAAAGATTGAAAAACAGAAGCTATCTCAAGTCCAAAGCAATACATGTGATTCAATGATGATGTCAGAATACGAGTTGCCAGTCGATATAGATTGGGAGGTTCCCAGAGAGTCCCTCTGCATTGGAAAGATCTTAGGAGAAGGAGAGTTTGGAAAGGTTGTGAAGGCGGAGTGTGTAGGGATACTAAAGCCAGGATTGCAGTCTGTCGTGGCCGTCAAAATGTTGAAAG aGGGCCATACAGACGCAGAAATGATGGCATTAGTGTCAGAAATGGAGATGATGAAGATGATAGGGAAACACGTGAATATCATCAATTTACTAGGATGCTGCACACAAGACGGACCTCTATACGTCATAGTGGAATATGCACCTAATGGCAATCTGAGAGAGTTTCTCAGAAACCATCGACCTGGAAACAG GTATGAATCTCCTACTGAAGATAtgaaagaaaagaaaacattaacaCAAAAAGATCTTGTATCTTTCTCATACCAAGTTGCGAGGGGAATGGAGTACTTGGCGTCAAGACGG TGCATACATCGTGACTTAGCAGCTCGTAACGTGCTGGTATCAGACGATTGTGTACTGAAAATTGCAGATTTCGGTCTCGCAAAGGACGTTCATAGCAACGACTACTACCGCAAGAAGACAGAAGGCAGGCTGCCTGTTCGGTGGATGGCTCCTGAGTCATTGTACCACAAAGTCTTTACAACTCAGACTGACGT CTGGTCGTTTGGTGTGTTGCTGTGGGAGATCATGACCCTGGGCGGAACTCCGTACCCTACGGTCCCAGGACAGTACATGTACCAGCACCTCAGCGCTGGTCATCGGATGGAGAAACCGCCGTGTTGTAGTCttgaaat ATACATGTTAATGCGAGAGTGCTGGTCCTTCTCTCCTGGCGACCGACCATCATTTACTGAATTGGTCGAGGACTTGGACAAGATATTAACGGTAACCGCCAACCAGGAATATCTGGACTTGGGTCTACCCCAACTCGACACACCACCATCTAGCTACGACGGCTCTGGTGATGAAAGTGATAGTGAATTtccattcattaaataa
- the LOC125071404 gene encoding fibroblast growth factor receptor homolog 1-like isoform X1 translates to MTRAAIAFWREMPIAVTFVIVALACVVSARDIVLDDTYTVIEASTNERLRLICGLKPRNQIPTVRWFLDGKPVDGQSRQRMMQQKQWLRIKSFRAKDAGVYTCQNEDDKSKEMSVTIKHKPDLGPDNIEEYQSDVDVLRPMPEILAQHSAPLVDNNTIDDNTTDQRHKEYDNTKDDDLDDKNEKEHLNYGHVDDTKSKYAPKFKHPSKMFHMEMKPAGSSIRFKCAAEGNPMPNITWYKNSGTPISRSYFKPSYGKWSMALDELTKADNGNYTCKVCSELGCIQHTYTLHIQERLYAKPVLTQAAVNQTKLVGETARFSCEFLTDLHPSLYWMYFTKHEYIYNETTTDASTKESVVYKDVTKIVTSENPEDKPEQLTIYNVTKEDEGWYVCVALNTLGNTTAKGYLTVLDSLPITEALDHGKHTVLINVLTAVLGAMFFVAAIIVVMIFKKLRQEKEKKQLAIETARAVIVTHWTKKVTVEKPQMNGTPNAAGEGLLMPVVKIEKQKLSQVQSNTCDSMMMSEYELPVDIDWEVPRESLCIGKILGEGEFGKVVKAECVGILKPGLQSVVAVKMLKEGHTDAEMMALVSEMEMMKMIGKHVNIINLLGCCTQDGPLYVIVEYAPNGNLREFLRNHRPGNRYESPTEDMKEKKTLTQKDLVSFSYQVARGMEYLASRRCIHRDLAARNVLVSDDCVLKIADFGLAKDVHSNDYYRKKTEGRLPVRWMAPESLYHKVFTTQTDVWSFGVLLWEIMTLGGTPYPTVPGQYMYQHLSAGHRMEKPPCCSLEIYMLMRECWSFSPGDRPSFTELVEDLDKILTVTANQEYLDLGLPQLDTPPSSYDGSGDESDSEFPFIK, encoded by the exons ACGATACATACACAGTAATAGAAGCATCGACGAATGAAAGACTGCGTCTTATTTGCGGACTGAAGCCGAGGAATCAGATACCGACGGTGCGATGGTTTTTAGATGGGAAACCCGTGGACGGACAGTCGAGACAGCGAATGATGCAACAAAAACAATG gCTAAGAATAAAGTCATTCCGGGCGAAAGACGCTGGAGTGTATACGTGCCAAAATGAAGATGACAAAAGCAAGGAAATGAGTGTCACAATTAAACATAAGCCAGATCTCGGCCCCGACAACATTGAGG AATATCAATCAGATGTGGACGTTCTAAGACCGATGCCTGAAATACTAGCACAACATTCAGCTCCTCTAGTTGATAATAATACAATCGACGATAACACAACAGATCAAAGACATAAAGAATACGATAACACAAAAGACGACGATCTCGATGATAAGAATGAAAAGGAGCACCTTAATTACGGACACGTTGATgacacaaaatcaaaatatgcacCAAAGTTTAAGCATCCATCGAAAATGTTTCATATGGAAATGAAACCAGCGGGAAGTTCGATTCGTTTTAAATGCGCTGCTGAAG GTAACCCAATGCCCAATATCACGTGGTACAAAAACAGCGGAACTCCTATATCAAGAAGTTATTTTAAACCATCTTATGGTAAATGGTCAATGGCACTCGACGAACTCACGAAAGCAGATAATGGAAACTACACTTGTAAAGTTTGCAGCGAATTAGGGTGTATCCAACACACCTATACACTACACATTCAAG AGCGTCTATACGCGAAGCCTGTGCTAACACAAGCGGCCGTCAATCAGACCAAGCTGGTCGGTGAAACGGCTAGATTCAGCTGCGAATTCCTAACAGACCTTCATCCGTCCCTTTACTGGATGTATTTCACGAAACACGAGTACATCTATAATGAGACAACCACAGACGCTTCGACCAAAGAGTCCGTTGTATACAAAGATGTAACAAAGATAGTTACG agcGAAAATCCGGAAGATAAACCAGAACAGCTGACGATATACAATGTGACTAAAGAAGATGAGGGCTGGTATGTTTGTGTTGCTCTCAATACACTTGGAAACACCACAGCTAAAGGATACTTAACTGTTTTAGACT ctttACCGATAACAGAAGCACTGGATCATGGAAAACATACAGTGCTTATTAATGTTCTGACCGCGGTGCTGGGAGCGATGTTCTTTGTTGCTGCCATTATCGTGGTGATGATATTCAAGAAATTGAGACAAGAGAAGGAGAAGAAACAATTAGCGATAGAGACGGCAAGAGCTGTTATAGTGACGCATTGGACGAAGAAGGTAACGGTGGAGAAGCCGCAAATGAATGGAACACCGAATGCTGCTGGAGAAGGATTG TTAATGCCAGTGGTAAAGATTGAAAAACAGAAGCTATCTCAAGTCCAAAGCAATACATGTGATTCAATGATGATGTCAGAATACGAGTTGCCAGTCGATATAGATTGGGAGGTTCCCAGAGAGTCCCTCTGCATTGGAAAGATCTTAGGAGAAGGAGAGTTTGGAAAGGTTGTGAAGGCGGAGTGTGTAGGGATACTAAAGCCAGGATTGCAGTCTGTCGTGGCCGTCAAAATGTTGAAAG aGGGCCATACAGACGCAGAAATGATGGCATTAGTGTCAGAAATGGAGATGATGAAGATGATAGGGAAACACGTGAATATCATCAATTTACTAGGATGCTGCACACAAGACGGACCTCTATACGTCATAGTGGAATATGCACCTAATGGCAATCTGAGAGAGTTTCTCAGAAACCATCGACCTGGAAACAG GTATGAATCTCCTACTGAAGATAtgaaagaaaagaaaacattaacaCAAAAAGATCTTGTATCTTTCTCATACCAAGTTGCGAGGGGAATGGAGTACTTGGCGTCAAGACGG TGCATACATCGTGACTTAGCAGCTCGTAACGTGCTGGTATCAGACGATTGTGTACTGAAAATTGCAGATTTCGGTCTCGCAAAGGACGTTCATAGCAACGACTACTACCGCAAGAAGACAGAAGGCAGGCTGCCTGTTCGGTGGATGGCTCCTGAGTCATTGTACCACAAAGTCTTTACAACTCAGACTGACGT CTGGTCGTTTGGTGTGTTGCTGTGGGAGATCATGACCCTGGGCGGAACTCCGTACCCTACGGTCCCAGGACAGTACATGTACCAGCACCTCAGCGCTGGTCATCGGATGGAGAAACCGCCGTGTTGTAGTCttgaaat ATACATGTTAATGCGAGAGTGCTGGTCCTTCTCTCCTGGCGACCGACCATCATTTACTGAATTGGTCGAGGACTTGGACAAGATATTAACGGTAACCGCCAACCAGGAATATCTGGACTTGGGTCTACCCCAACTCGACACACCACCATCTAGCTACGACGGCTCTGGTGATGAAAGTGATAGTGAATTtccattcattaaataa